Genomic DNA from Streptomyces sp. GS7:
TGCGCGGCGAGGGCCGCCGGCAGCGGCAGCACGGGCAGATAGGGGCGGGCGTGCCAGGGCGGCTCGCCCGGTGCGGCGAGTTCGGTGGCCGGCGCCGACCACCGTCCGAGCAGATAGCGGGAGGTCTCCGCCTCGGCCAGGAACCGCCCGGCGTCCGCGCCCGGCAGCGGCAGGCTGATCAGGACCGCGCGGTCGCCGTCCGCGCTGCGCGCCACGTAACGGCGCTCGGGTACGGGCACCGGCGAGGCGGCGTCGTCCAGCGCGGTCAGCACGAGGTACGGCCCGATGGCGTCGAACCGCCGCGGCTCGCCCGTCGGCGCGTCATGCGGCTGCATGCGCCCTCTCCCCCTCTGCCCCTGTTCCGCCCGTGCCGTGCCCCCGGCAACGGCCCACAGAGCCTACAAGGGCACACCGCGCGCCCCGGAGGGGCATCCAACTCGGCCCGCCGCGGCAGGAGTTCGGGGCGGGCCGAGACCCGCGGCGGGCGGGGGGGCGGGGGCGCGTCAGGCGGGTGAGCCGCCCGGGGCCGGGGCGTCGGCCCCGGCACCGGCGTCGCGCGGTTCCCCGTACGCCACCAGGGTCAGCACCAGCATCGCCAGCACCACCATCATCGCGAGGAACGCCACCCAGCCGACCAGCCCGATGGCGAACGCCCCGAGCACCCCGTGCACCACGGCACAGGCGATCAGCACGATGCGCGCGAACCCGCCGGGCGCGCGGTCGCGCAGCGCGCTGCGGAGCAGTACCACCGCGCAGAAGGCCAGGAAGGCGCCGAAGACCCCGCCGCCGACCCACGCCCCGGCGGACATCGCGCGCGGCTGGAGCCCCGCGAGCGACATCTGCTGCCGGTCCACCACGATGCTCAGGATCCAGTTCAGCAGCAGGATCCCGGCCGCCTCAAGGATCAGGACCACCGCCGCCGCCAGAGCCACCGGTCTGCGCGCCACCACCCCGCCCACCCCACTTCCACCGTCATCCGCCGTCATCACGAGCCGTTACCAGGAGTACAGAAGGCATCAGGCACGCTACTAACGGGTAACTGTGAGAGCAAGGGGTGTGCACGACCCCGTCCGGACCCGCGCCGGCGCGTCCGCACGCGCCGTGCCCACCCGAAAACTTTCACTCGCCCATTCGTAGGGACTCCACAAAGAATTGACGGTCCGCCGGACGTCCGCAGTTCGAGACCTAGGCCACACCGTGCCGCGAGCCGGAGCCCTGGAATCCGGGCCTACCCTGGGATTCCAACGGACTTTGGTCCCTCACCATCGCCGCGTGCACGCTCCGTGTGGGCAAGCTCACCCCAGGGAACGGGTCGGCACGCGGTGTCGCCAGTCCCTAAACTCGCTGCGTTCAGTGTGTTGCGGCGTAGCGCCAAGGAAGGACCCATCGTGCGCAAGGTGCTCATCGCCAACCGTGGCGAAATCGCTGTCCGCGTTGCCCGGGCATGCCGGGACGCCGGGATCGGGAGCGTAGCCGTCTACGCCGAGCCGGACCGGGACGCCCTGCACGTACGGGCGGCGGACGAGGCATACGCCCTGGGCGGTGACACCCCTGCCACGAGCTACCTGGACATCGCGAAGGTCCTGCAGGCCGCCGCCGATTCCGGCGCGGACGCGGTCCACCCCGGCTACGGCTTCCTCTCGGAGAACGCCGAGTTCGCCCAGGCCGTCCTCGACGCGGGCCTGACCTGGATCGGCCCGCCCCCGCACGCCATCCGCGACCTCGGTGACAAGGTCGCAGCGAGGCACATCGCGCAGCGCGCCGGTGCCCCGCTGGTCGCCGGCACCCCCGACCCGGTCTCCGGCGCGGACGAGGTCGTCGCCTTCGCCGAGGAGCACGGCCTGCCGATCGCGATCAAGGCGGCCTTCGGCGGCGGCGGTCGCGGCCTGAAGGTCGCCCGCACCCTCGAAGAGGTCCCCGAGCTGTACGACTCCGCGGTCCGCGAGGCGGTCGCCGCCTTCGGCCGCGGCGAGTGCTTCGTCGAGCGCTACCTGGACCGCCCGCGCCACGTCGAGACCCAGTGCCTGGCGGACAAGCACGGCAACGTCGTGGTCGTCTCCACCCGCGACTGCTCGCTGCAGCGACGTCACCAGAAGCTCGTCGAGGAAGCCCCCGCGCCGTTCCTCTCCGACGAGCAGAACGCCGAGCTGTACCGCGCCTCCAAGGCCATCCTCAAGGAGGCCGGCTACGAGGGCGCCGGCACCTGCGAGTTCCTCGTCGGCCAGGATGGCACCATCTCCTTCCTGGAGGTCAACACCCGCCTCCAGGTCGAGCACCCGGTCACCGAAGAGGTCACCGGCCTGGACCTGGTCCGCGAGATGTTCCGCATCGCCGACGGCGAGGAACTGGGCTACGACGACCCGGCGGTGCGCGGCCACTCCTTCGAGTTCCGGATCAACGGCGAGGACCCGGGCCGCAACTTCCTGCCCGCGCCCGGCACGGTCACCACGTTCGCCGCGCCGTCCGGCCCGGGCGTCCGCCTGGACGCGGGCGTCGAGGCCGGCTCGGTCATCGGCCCGGCCTGGGACTCCCTGCTGGCCAAGCTGGTCGTCACCGGCGCCACCCGCGCGCAGGCCCTCCAGCGCGCCGCCCGCGCCCTGAACGAGTTCCAGGTGGAGGGCATGGCCACCGCCATCCCGTTCCACCGCGCGGTCGTCAAGGACCCGGCGTTCGCCCCCGAACTGGACGGCTCCGCCGAGGCGTTCACCGTCCACACCCGCTGGATCGAGACCGAGTTCGTCAACGAGATCCCGCCGTTCGCCGCGCCCGGCGGCGAGGAGGCCGAGGCGGACACCCGCGAGACGGTCGTCGTCGAGGTCGGCGGCAAGCGCCTGGAGGTCTCCCTGCCGTCCTCGCTCGGCATGCCGCTGGCCCGTGCCGCGGTCGCCGGCGGCGCCAAGCCGAAGCGCAAGGCCGCCAAGAAGTCGGGCAGCGCCGCCTCCGGCGACGCCCTCGCCTCGCCGATGCAGGGCACCATCGTCAAGGTCGCCGTCGAGGAGGGCCAGCAGGTCACCGAGGGCGAACTGGTCGTCGTCCTGGAGGCCATGAAGATGGAGCAGCCCCTCAACGCGCACCGCTCCGGCACCATCAAGGGCCTCACCGCCGAGGTCGGCGCCGCCCTCACCTCCGGCGCGGTCATCTGCGAGATCAAGGACTGACCCGGCGGCACACCGCCGACAGGAACGGGCGCCCGGCAGCCAGCCGCCGGGCGCCCGTTCCCGTTCAAGAACTCCCGACCACGTCCTCCGGGAACGTCAGCGACCTGCTCATCCACTGCAGCGCGGCGGGCAGTTCGCGCCGCCAGGTGGCGAAGTTGTGGCTGCCGTGGTCGAGGATGATCGAGTCGGCCTTCATGGGCGGTTTGACCGCGGCCAGGAACGCCTTCGCCGCCGGGTAGTTGGGCTCGCCCGCACGGCTGGTGCCGATCAGCACGTTCACCTGCGGGGCGGGCAGGTTCTTCAGCCGCCACATCAGATCGTGCTCCTCGCGGCGCCGACCGCGGTCCTTGCCGTCGCCGAAGAGGTTGCCGGTGGTGGGGTCGTCGGAGACCTTGTAGTCGGGCGAGAGCGCCGCCGCCGCGGTGTACGTACGGGAGTGGATCATGGCCAGCTGGAGAGCGCAGCTGCCGCCCGAGGAGTAGCCCATGACGCCCCAGGCGCCCGGATCGGTGCCGACGCGGTAGTGCGACCGCAGCGCGTCCGGCACGTCGCTGGCGAAGAACGTCTCGGCCTGCGGGCCGCCGGGCACGTCGACGCACTGGGTGTCGCGCGGCGGCGCGATGGTGGGCCGCAGCATGACGATGACGGTCGGCTGCATCTTGCCGCTGCGGATCAGCTGGGACGCGGTCTCCGGCAGCCGCAGGTGCTGGCCCAGCAGGAATATCCCGCCCGGGTAGCCGGCGAGCGCCACGATGACCGGGAACCGCTGGCGGGCGTACTGCTTCTGGAAGTACTGCGGCGGCAGGTAGACGTACGCCGGGTTCACCACCCGGGTCCGCTTGCCGACGATCTTCACGGTCTCGACCTTGCCGTTCTTGTCCGGCGGCCCCGTGGGGATCCCGTGCACCTTGTCCAGGCCCTCGGGGCCGGACGCCTGCACGAGCCCCTTGGACGGGTCCCCGGCGGGCCCCGCCTTGCCCTGGTCGCCCCACTTGCCGACGGCGGCCGGCGCCCCGTCGTAGAGGCCGAGCAGCTCGTGCCAGGAGGCGTAGAACTCGAAGTTGGCGTTCACCCCGAGCCCGAGCGCCGCCACGATGCTCAACTGGGTCGCGGCGATCAGGCCGAGCCGCCCCAGCACCGCCCGCGGCCCGCGGCCCGCGAACCGCGGCCACATCCAGACCGTGAGCCCCACGCAGACCACGGCGACCGCGATCATGGCGTACAACAGCGACCGGCTGGTCAGTCCCATGGCATGTTCCCCAGGTGTCCGGGATATTCCGGCTGTTCCCGGATATCCGTACGCAGCGCGCTCGCCCCGCCGGTCCCTACGGCGGCCGGTCGCCACGCAACGTGTTCCAGCGGCCTCCGGAAGCCCCCGGAAGACCTCATTGCGCCAGGTTTGATGGCCCTTGGAACGGTGACGTTGCGGCCTTTCCGAGGAGTTCGGCCAGCCGTCGGCCGCGGTACCCCGGAGCGTCACCCGCCGGCCGCCGCCCGTCCACCGGGCCTCGGGGGCGTACGTCCCGGCCCGGTCGCCGCCGGTGCGATGGCATCCTGGACGCATCCGGGCGGGACCGGCCAGGTCGAGGAAGGACGGGCGATGGCGACCGAGACGGCAGGGCAGCGGCGGGCAGAGCGGGCCGCGGCGGCGCACGCACCGGCGGGGGCGCCCACCGTACGCCCCATGCGGGCCGACGCGCGCCGCAACTACGAGCGGCTGCTGACCGAGGCCCGTACGGCCTTCACGGAGCACGGCACGGACACCTCGCTGGAGGACATCGCCCGCCGCGCGGGCGTCGGCATCGGCACGCTCTACCGGCACTTCCCCAACCGCACCGCCCTGATGGGCGCGGTCTTCCAGGGCGAGGTCGATGCCCTGCTCGCCTACGCCAGGGAACTGGCCGACGCACCGCAGCCGTGCACCGCGCTGGTCGACTGGCTGCGCGCGATCATCGCCCACGCCAGCACCTACCGGGGCCTGTCCCGGGCCCTGATGACGGCGTCGGCCGACGAGTCCTCGGGGATGGCGCGGTGCAGCGTGCCGATGCGGGAGGCCGGCGGCGCGCTGCTGGCCCGCGCCCAGCAGGCCGGCGCGGTCCGCCGTGACGTCGGCATCAACGACCTGATGCAGCTCACCAACGGCATCGCCCTGGCCGCCGAGGAGTCCCCCGACGACCCGGAGCTGCCCGACCGGCTGCTGACGCTGACGCTACGGGGGCTCAAGGCGGGCGCGGCGGGCGCGGGGGTCTAGGTCCTGTCGGGTACGGCAGGGCCGGGGAAGCCTTGCCGCGACGGCCGCCCGGCCGCGCCCGGCCGCTCAGCGGCGCCGTGGTGCCAGGTCGGCCACCCGGCCGCCCGGCCCGTCCGCGAGCGAGCCCGCGGAACGCAGCTGCGGGGCACCGGCCGCACCACCCGGGTGGCTGCGCCGCTGGCCCGGCAGCGGCACGTCCCGCCGCGGGCCCCGGCGCTCCGGCGGGGCGGCGTCCACGCCGGGCTGGCCCGGCCCCTGCCCGACCGGTGAGCCGCTGGCGACGGCGATCTGGACGCCCTGGTCCGCCAGCGCCTGCAACTCCGTGGCGGCCCGGTCGTCATGGGCCGGCGGCTCGTCCGTCACGAGCCGGGTGATGACGTCCGTCGGCACGGTCTGGAACATCGTGTCGGAGCCGAGCTTGGTGTGGTCGGCGAGCACCACCACCTCCCCCGCCGCCTGCACCAGCGCCCGGTCGACGCTGGCGGAGAGCATGTTGGAGGTGGACAGCCCGCGCTCCGCGGTCAGGCCGCTGCCCGACAGGAAGGCACGCGAGACCCGCAGCCCTTGGAGCGACTGCTCAGCCCCGCTGCCGACCAGCGCGTAGTTGGAACCGCGCAGGGTCCCGCCGGTCATCACCACCTCCACCCGGTTGGCATGGGCCAACGCCTGGGCGACCAGCAGGGAGTTGGTGACGACGGTCAGGCCGGGGACCCGGGCGAGCCGGCGGGCCAGCTCCTGGGTGGTCGTCCCGGCGCCGACGACGATGGCTTCGCCTTCTTCGACGAAGCCCGCAGCGAGGTCGGCGATGGCCGTCTTCTCCGCGGTCGCGAGGTGGGACTTCTGCGGGAAGCCGGACTCCCGGGTGAAGCCACCCGGTAGGACCGCACCGCCGTGCCGGCGGTCGAGCAGTCCCTCCGCCTCCAGCGCCCGCACGTCGCGCCGTACGGTTACTTCAGAGGTCTGGACGACGCGGGCGAGCTCCCGGAGCGACACGGCTCCGTTCGCACGCACCATTTCTAGGATCAATTGGCGACGTTCTGCAGCGAACACGAAACTGACAGTAACGCCAACGACCGTCTGTTTTCAGCAGGTTGCACCAATTAACGGAAGTTGTTCACACGGCACCGCATCACGTGATATGCGGCATGCACATGCTGTGCCCCGACACCCTGCCTACCCAAACGTGCTCGATGCCTGGTCAGTTACGCTCCCGGGCGGACGAGCAGGGCCCCCGGAGAGAGGTTGCCCGATCCTGACCATGCAGGACCGTTTCACCCCAAGTGCCCACCGGGGGCACAAATATTCCATGCTGTTCCGTGCGCCGCTCACCCGCCCGGCGCCCTTCCGCTGCCCGCCGTACGGGCGGTTCGCCGGGGCCGGTTCGCCGGGCCGAGGTCGGGGTCGGGGTGGGGGTCGGGGTCGGACAGTCCCTACTCGCTGGCGGCCTTGCGGGTGTGGAGCTGGCGGGCGACCTCGGCGATCGATCCGGACAGCGACGGGTAGACCGTGAAGGCGCTGGCGATCTGCTCGACGGTCAGGTTGTTGTCGACCGCGATCGAGATCGGGTGGATCAGTTCACTGGCGCGCGGCGAGACGACCACGCCGCCGACGACGATGCCCGTACCGGGGCGGCAGAACAGCTTCACGAAGCCGTCGCGGATGCCCTGCATCTTGGCGCGCGGGTTGCGCAGCAGCGGGAGCTTGACCACCCGGGCGTCGATCACGCCGCCGTCGACGTCGGCCTGGGAGTAGCCGACGGTGGCGATCTCGGGATCGGTGAAGACGTTCGCGGAGACCGTCTTGAGGTTCAGCGGCGTGACCGCGTCGCCGAGGAAGTGGTACATCGCGATCCGCCCCTGCATGGCGGCGACCGACGCCAGCGCGAAGACGCCGGTGCAGTCGCCCGCGGCGTACACCCCGGGAGCCGTGGTCCGCGAGACCTTGTCGGTCCAGACGTGGCCGGAGTCCTTCAGCTTCACCCCGGCCGCCTCCAGTCCGATCCCCTCCGTGTTGGGGATGGAGCCGACCGCCATCAGGCAGTGCGTACCGGAGATCGTCCGGCCGTCCGCGAGGGTGACCTCGACGCGGTCGCCCACCCGCTTGGCGGACTGCGCGCGGGAGCGCGCCATGACGTTCATGCCGCGGCGGCGGAAGACGTCCTCCAGCACGGCGGCGGCGTCCGGGTCCTCGCCCGGCAGCACCCGGTCGCGGGAGGAGACGAGGGTGACGCGGGAGCCGAGCGCCTGGTAGGCACCGGCGAACTCGGCTCCGGTGACACCGGAGCCGACCACGATGAGTTCCTCGGGCAGCTCCGTGAGGTCGTAGACCTGCGTCCAGTTCAGGATCCGCTCGCCGTCGGGGAGCGCGTCGGGGATCTCGCGCGGGTGCGCGCCGGTGGCGATCAGCACGGCGTCGGCGATCAGCGCCTCGGACGTGCCGTCGGCGGCGGTGACCGTGACCTTCCGCGAGCCGTCCGGCGCCTGGCCCGGCTCCAGCCGGCCGCGACCGCGCATGACCCGGCCGCCGGCCCGCGTGACGGAGGCGGTGATGTCGTGCGACTGGGCGAGCGCCAGCCGCTTCACGCGTCGGTTGACCTTGCCGAGGTCGACGCCGACGACCCGCGCCGGACGCTCCTTGTAGGGGGTGTCGTCCTCGACCCTGATGCCGAGCTCCTCGTACGAGGAGTCGAAGTTCGTCATCACCTCGGCCGTGGCGATGAGGGTCTTCGACGGGACGCAGTCGGTCAGCACCGACGCTCCACCCAGACCGTCGCAGTCGACGACGGTCACCTCCGCGCCGAGCGAGGCGCCCACCAGGGCCGCTTCGTATCCGCCGGGTCCGCCACCGATGATCACGATCCGAGTCACGTACTCCATTGTCCCGCACGCCCGTACGTACCTCTCGCCCGGGGGCGCGGACCCCGCCGGGCGGGCGCCGGTCCGTGCTCTCGACAGCCCCGTCGTACGAACCTCCGGTACCACGAGCCCATCGAGGAACCTCCCGTACCCTCGGAAGCATGTCGCTCTACGCCGCGTACGCCGGCAACCTCGACGCGCGGCTGATGTCCCGCCGCGCACCGCACTCGCCGCTGCGCGGCACCGGCTGGCTCAACGGCTGGCGGCTCACGTTCGGCGGCGAGCAGATGGGCTGGGAGGGCGCCCTGGCGACGGTCGTCGAGGACCCCGGCTCCCAGCTCTTCGTCGCGCTCTACGACATCGCCCCGATGGACGAGGAGTCGATGGACCGCTGGGAGGGCGTCGGCCTGGACATCTACCGCCGCATGCGGGTCCGGGTGCACACCCTCGACGGCGACGAGGCCGCCTGGATCTACGTCCTCAACGGCTACGAGGGCGGCCTCCCCTCGGCCCGCTACCTGGGCGAGATCGCCGACGCCGCGGAGTCCGCCGGCGCCCCGCACGACTATGTGATGGAGATCCGCAAGCGGCCCTGCTGACGGGCCCGCGGACGCCGCCGCCGACCGGGGCCGGGTGCGGCCCCGCCGGCCGGGCGCCCGTCTGCGCCTCGCGCACCGCACCGCGCCGCACCCCGTTTGGCAGAAGCCACAACCACCCGTTCCCAGCGCCGTGGGCACCGACATCTACGCGCGTAGGGGATTACCGGCTACCCTCGTCCGCGTGAACGCATCTGTTACCCCGGACATCGACCCGCAGGGCGCCGCCGACGCCGCAGCCGCCCGCCTCCGCGAGCTCACCGGCGCCGAGAGCCACGACGTCGCCCTGGTCATGGGCTCCGGTTGGGCCCCGGCCGCCGAGGCCCTGGGCGCGCCCGAGCACGAATTCCCCGTCACCGAGCTGCCCGGCTTCCCGCCGCCCGCCGTCGCCGGCCACGGCGGCAAGATCCGCTCGTACCGGATCGGCGAGAAGCGCGCCCTGGTCTTCCTCGGC
This window encodes:
- a CDS encoding acetyl/propionyl/methylcrotonyl-CoA carboxylase subunit alpha, translated to MRKVLIANRGEIAVRVARACRDAGIGSVAVYAEPDRDALHVRAADEAYALGGDTPATSYLDIAKVLQAAADSGADAVHPGYGFLSENAEFAQAVLDAGLTWIGPPPHAIRDLGDKVAARHIAQRAGAPLVAGTPDPVSGADEVVAFAEEHGLPIAIKAAFGGGGRGLKVARTLEEVPELYDSAVREAVAAFGRGECFVERYLDRPRHVETQCLADKHGNVVVVSTRDCSLQRRHQKLVEEAPAPFLSDEQNAELYRASKAILKEAGYEGAGTCEFLVGQDGTISFLEVNTRLQVEHPVTEEVTGLDLVREMFRIADGEELGYDDPAVRGHSFEFRINGEDPGRNFLPAPGTVTTFAAPSGPGVRLDAGVEAGSVIGPAWDSLLAKLVVTGATRAQALQRAARALNEFQVEGMATAIPFHRAVVKDPAFAPELDGSAEAFTVHTRWIETEFVNEIPPFAAPGGEEAEADTRETVVVEVGGKRLEVSLPSSLGMPLARAAVAGGAKPKRKAAKKSGSAASGDALASPMQGTIVKVAVEEGQQVTEGELVVVLEAMKMEQPLNAHRSGTIKGLTAEVGAALTSGAVICEIKD
- a CDS encoding alpha/beta hydrolase — encoded protein: MGLTSRSLLYAMIAVAVVCVGLTVWMWPRFAGRGPRAVLGRLGLIAATQLSIVAALGLGVNANFEFYASWHELLGLYDGAPAAVGKWGDQGKAGPAGDPSKGLVQASGPEGLDKVHGIPTGPPDKNGKVETVKIVGKRTRVVNPAYVYLPPQYFQKQYARQRFPVIVALAGYPGGIFLLGQHLRLPETASQLIRSGKMQPTVIVMLRPTIAPPRDTQCVDVPGGPQAETFFASDVPDALRSHYRVGTDPGAWGVMGYSSGGSCALQLAMIHSRTYTAAAALSPDYKVSDDPTTGNLFGDGKDRGRRREEHDLMWRLKNLPAPQVNVLIGTSRAGEPNYPAAKAFLAAVKPPMKADSIILDHGSHNFATWRRELPAALQWMSRSLTFPEDVVGSS
- a CDS encoding TetR/AcrR family transcriptional regulator encodes the protein MATETAGQRRAERAAAAHAPAGAPTVRPMRADARRNYERLLTEARTAFTEHGTDTSLEDIARRAGVGIGTLYRHFPNRTALMGAVFQGEVDALLAYARELADAPQPCTALVDWLRAIIAHASTYRGLSRALMTASADESSGMARCSVPMREAGGALLARAQQAGAVRRDVGINDLMQLTNGIALAAEESPDDPELPDRLLTLTLRGLKAGAAGAGV
- a CDS encoding DeoR/GlpR family DNA-binding transcription regulator, giving the protein MFAAERRQLILEMVRANGAVSLRELARVVQTSEVTVRRDVRALEAEGLLDRRHGGAVLPGGFTRESGFPQKSHLATAEKTAIADLAAGFVEEGEAIVVGAGTTTQELARRLARVPGLTVVTNSLLVAQALAHANRVEVVMTGGTLRGSNYALVGSGAEQSLQGLRVSRAFLSGSGLTAERGLSTSNMLSASVDRALVQAAGEVVVLADHTKLGSDTMFQTVPTDVITRLVTDEPPAHDDRAATELQALADQGVQIAVASGSPVGQGPGQPGVDAAPPERRGPRRDVPLPGQRRSHPGGAAGAPQLRSAGSLADGPGGRVADLAPRRR
- a CDS encoding NAD(P)H-quinone dehydrogenase — translated: MEYVTRIVIIGGGPGGYEAALVGASLGAEVTVVDCDGLGGASVLTDCVPSKTLIATAEVMTNFDSSYEELGIRVEDDTPYKERPARVVGVDLGKVNRRVKRLALAQSHDITASVTRAGGRVMRGRGRLEPGQAPDGSRKVTVTAADGTSEALIADAVLIATGAHPREIPDALPDGERILNWTQVYDLTELPEELIVVGSGVTGAEFAGAYQALGSRVTLVSSRDRVLPGEDPDAAAVLEDVFRRRGMNVMARSRAQSAKRVGDRVEVTLADGRTISGTHCLMAVGSIPNTEGIGLEAAGVKLKDSGHVWTDKVSRTTAPGVYAAGDCTGVFALASVAAMQGRIAMYHFLGDAVTPLNLKTVSANVFTDPEIATVGYSQADVDGGVIDARVVKLPLLRNPRAKMQGIRDGFVKLFCRPGTGIVVGGVVVSPRASELIHPISIAVDNNLTVEQIASAFTVYPSLSGSIAEVARQLHTRKAASE
- a CDS encoding gamma-glutamylcyclotransferase codes for the protein MSLYAAYAGNLDARLMSRRAPHSPLRGTGWLNGWRLTFGGEQMGWEGALATVVEDPGSQLFVALYDIAPMDEESMDRWEGVGLDIYRRMRVRVHTLDGDEAAWIYVLNGYEGGLPSARYLGEIADAAESAGAPHDYVMEIRKRPC